Proteins found in one Zea mays cultivar B73 chromosome 1, Zm-B73-REFERENCE-NAM-5.0, whole genome shotgun sequence genomic segment:
- the LOC100280456 gene encoding uncharacterized LOC100280456 — translation MASGGPKPKLAYIILYVRDVEKAASFYDAAFGYTVRRLDQSRKWAELESGATTIAFTPLHQRETDELSGAVQLPDSSAAGRGSVEVCFAYADVDAAYKRAVDNGAVAVSAPEDKPWGQKSGFVRDMDGNIVRIASYVRE, via the exons ATGGCCTCCGGTGGCCCGAAACCCAAACTGGCCTACATCATCTTGTACGTGAGGGACGTGGAGAAGGCCGCCTCCTTCTACGACGCCGCCTTCGGCTACACCGTCCGCCGCCTCGACCAGTCCCGCAA GTGGGCGGAGCTGGAGAGCGGGGCGACGACCATCGCGTTCACGCCGCTGCACCAGCGGGAGACGGACGAGCTGTCGGGGGCGGTGCAGCTGCCGGACTCGTCGGCCGCCGGGAGGGGCTCCGTAGAGGTCTGCTTCGCCTACGCGGACGTCGACGCGGCGTACAAGCGCGCCGTGGACAACGGGGCCGTGGCCGTGAGCGCGCCGGAGGACAAGCCCTGGGGCCAGAAGTCCGGCTTCGTGCGGGACATGGACGGCAACATCGTGCGCATCGCGAGCTACGTGCGAGAGTAG